CTTCCGCTGGATGATCGATTCGATTGGTACGATCCGGGAGACGAGAGATGACGACGACGTGGATTCGCCGAGTGATCGGCATGCTGGCATTGGTCGCCTTGCTTGGGCTGACCAGCATTTCTGAAGCACAACAACCCGGTGGCAAGCGACAAGGCGGTCGTCCGGGCGGTGGTTTTGGCGGCTTCGGCGGCGGATTTGGCGGCGCTGGCGGCGGCGGCTGGACCGGCGTGATGAATTTCCCCGGTGTGCGCGAAGAACTCAAGCTGTCGGAAGAACAGCAAGAAGAATTCGGCAAACTGATGTCCGAACAACGCGAAAAACAAAAGGGAATCTTCGAAAAGATGAAGGATCTCTCGCGTGAAGAACGGATGACCAAGTTCAACGAACTCCGCAAGGAAATGTCGGAAGAAAACACCAAGAATCTGACCAAAGTGCTGAAGCCGGAACAAATCACCCGGTTGAAGCAAATTTACTTCCAGCAAATTGGCGTGCTGGGCTACGAAGACAGCGACGATCTGAAGAAAGAATTGTCGCTGAGCGAAGATCAACGCGAAAAGCTGAAGTCGATCAGCACGGATTTCCGCAAGGATATGCAAGATTTGTTCTCGGGCGGACCGGGGAATGCCGGGAATTTTGAGAAGATGCAGATGATTCGCAAAGAAGCGATGGAATCCGCCCAAAATCTCCTGACCGACGACCAAAAGAAGAAGTGGGAATCGCTGGTGGGCGAGCCGTTTGAAATGCGAATTCGCCGTCGCGATAACTGATCCCAACCGGTTGAAGGCATCCGTGGCACCCCACATGCCGTGGAGCGGGCATCGATCGAAGCCATCCCAGCTTCGTCGGTGCCTGTCTTCGTTTGAATCGATTGCACTTCTTGCCATGCCGCGCGAAAAGTTCTCTGAGAATTCACCACTTTTTCAGCAGATGATTGCTTGCCTGAGATAGGCCGATTACACTGCAAGCACGGATTTCTCGGCGAAGCTCTCGCACCGAGATACGATTCCGCCTCGCCATCGATTTTGACTGGAAAGGGCCCTCAATGTCGCACCGATTGGATCGTCGTGACTTCCTGCAAACGACCGCTGCCATCAGCGCCTCGGCGTGGTTGCTGCAAGATGAGTTGGTGACTGCTGCGGAACGCAAATCGCCCAACGAAAAGCTGAACATCGGCTTGATTGGTGCGGGCGGTAAGGGCGAAGCCAATCGCGATGGCGTGGCCAGCGAAAATATCGTCGCCCTTTGCGATGTGGATGACAACCGCGCGGCCAACTCGTTCCGCAAGTATCCGAAGGCGGCTCGCTATCGTGATTTCCGCCAAATGCTGGAAAAAGAAAAGCTCGATGCCGTCGTGGTCAGCACGCCCGATCACACGCACGCGATTGCGGCCATCTCGGCGATGAAACTCGGGCTGCATGTGTATTGCGAAAAGCCGCTGACCTGGTCGGTCGAAGAAGCGCGATTGATGACCAAAGTGGCCCGCGAGCAAAAAGTCGCCACGCAAATGGGCAACCAAGGGACCGCCGAAAGCGGACTCCGCCAAGCGGTCGAAGTGATCCAAGCAGGCACTATCGGCGAAGTGACCGAAGTGCATGTTTGGACGAATCGCCCGATTTGGCCGCAAGGAATGATGGAACGGCCCAAGCAGATGATGTCGCCGCCGTCGAGCCTGTCGTGGGATCTGTTCCTGGGTGGAGCCAAGGAAACGCCGTATCACAGCTCGTATCTGCCGTTCTCGTGGCGGGGCTGGTGGGATTACGGCACGGGTGCGCTGGGGGATATGGCGTGCCATACCGCCAACATGGCCTACATGGCGCTCAAATTGGGCGCTCCGAAGTCGGTGGAAGTGGTCTATTCGTCGGGACTTAGCCCGGTTAGCCCGCCGAAATCCAGCGTGCTGAAGTATACCTTCCCGGCACGCGGCGAAGGGTACCCGGCGGTGACCCTGTTCTGGTACGACGGTGGGAAACTGCCGCCCGCCGATCTGGTCAAGGGGCTGAATCTCCCCTCCAGCGGATCGCTCTTGGTCGGGAAGAAGGGGATGCTGTATTCGCCCAATGATTACGGTGCGCAATACAAGCTGCTTCCAGAAGCCGATTTCAAGGAAGTGAAATTGCCTCCGCAGACGATCGCTCGTTCGCCTGGGCATTATCGGGAATGGATCGAGGCTTGCAAGGGCGGCAAACCGGCGATGTCGAATTTCGATTACGCGGGTCCGTTCACCGAATTCGTGTTGCTCGGCAACGTCGCATTGCGCGTCGGCAAGACCATCAACTGGGATGCCGAATCCCTGAAGGCTGCCGGCTGCCCCGAAGCCGATGAATTCATTCGCCGCGAATATCGCAAGGGTTGGGCTTTGCCCGTGTAATCGACCGACTTGCTCCGCTATCATTCCTTCGGAGGCACTTGCACGCGGCCTCCGAAGGAATCCGATCGGAAGGTACGTCATATGACGTTCGAGCAAGCGTTGGTGATTCTTTCCCAAGCACCCCAGGCATCGCTGGATCTGGAATGGCTCGCGCTCTTGCTCGCGCAGGACGAGTCCCCGGAATTGGATGTCTCCGTTTATCTGTCCAAATTGGACGATCTGGCAGAACAATGCGGCGATCAACTCCTCGGCGAGTGGCCGAATCGTGTGCAACAGTTTGCCGATTGGCTGTTTCACCCCAATCGATTCCGCGGCAATCAACACGATTATTACGATCCGCGCAATAGTTTTCTAAGCGATGTCATCGACCGCCAACTGGGGATTCCCATCACCCTGTCGATTCTGGCAATCGCGGTGGGACAGCGGCTGGGCCTCACCCTTCACGGCGTTGGGTTACCGGGTCATTTCGTTGTCTGTGCCAGAGAGGCCGGATATGCTCCAATCCTGTTCGACCCATTCCACGGTGGAAAACTTCTGAATCGCAGCGATTGCGAGTTGCTCATTCAATCCTCGACCGGGTTGCAGGTGCCAGTGACCGATGACACCCTTGCTCCGCTGTCCAAGCCATTGATTGTCTTGCGCATGCTGGCGAATCTGAAGGCGATCTATCTGCAACGGGGCGACCTGAATCGGGCTCGCCGCGTCATCGCCCGCATGCAGACGCTGATGCCGCGAGACCCCATCCATCGCCGCGACCTGGGAGTTGTCTGCCTGCAACTGGGGCAGGCCGGGCGTGCGATCGACGAACTCACCGCATACGTCGAAATGTCGCCGTATGCTGCGGATCGTTCGATGGTCGAATCGGCAATTGCGCAAGCGAAAGCGGAAGTCGCAAAATGGAACTAACCGTTTCCCGAAATGTTGTTCGAGAAACGGTTGCGTTGGAAGTTGGTCGGCGTGGATGGATTACGGCTTGGGACCGAGCGGACGGTTCGGGATGCCGTTTTCCGGCCGTGCATCGCCCATCGGCATTACCGATCGACCAGGCCCAGGATTCGGCTGAGCCTGCGGTGCCTGGGCATTGGCCCGCACCACTTGCCAATCCTTCGGAGCCGACGGCGCAACGAAATCATTGCGTTCGAGCTGCACGTTCGTTTGAATCGTGTTGAACTCCCACATGATTTCATCGCCATTGGGATGCTCAAACCAGAGTCGGCGAGGAAGCATCGCATTGGAAGCGGGCGACGCATAGAACACCATTTGAGCCTTGGTGAACTCTTGCTTGTCGGCCGGGTATTTGGGCAGAATATCGACATAAATCCAAAAGTTGTCTTCTTTTCGGAGTGTGAGCTGGAAGCGCTGTTTGGCTTCGTCCGCCTTCATGCCGAAGATGAACGACATCGACGCATTGTCGGCCACCGCGTTCCCGTTCCCCTTGGGCATATCGTGAATCCGCACCAACTTATTTTTGGGGCGATATTCATACAGATACGTGCCCGTGCAGACATATTTCTCGTAATTGTTCGGATCGTCTTTTTTCAGCAGATCCAGCCGCGCGAGATTCGGCTTCATGTATCGCGCTTGCCCAGTAAAGACTTCGGTCGTGTTGAAGGTCTTATTAATTTCTGTGCGGGTGCACTCGGTATACAAAGTCGAAGTGTTTTTCATTCGATCTTCCCAGGCTTTGAGCAGTACATCAAGACGGCTCGCCATGGGATCGGCGGGAGGTGCCACCGGATTCTGTGCGAACACCGATCCGGTCAGGATCAGCATTCCTGTAACGCACCAAACTGCGCAACGCATGGGTATCTCTCCTAGAGGAGTTCGTTCCCGCGGGTCGGTCAGAGTTGACCCCACGGAACAAACCGCTCGATCCATCGCGGCACTTGTAACAAGGTGTCTGTTTCGCCACAAGCCGAAGCAGGAATCGGAATGCACGGCGCGGCCTCTTGCTTCTGAGAACTGAATTTCCACAATAACCGTTGACCGAAAGCGGAACGGAGTGGTGTGGAGATTGGCAGCATCCGTGAACCGAAGCGCTCGGTCCATGTGTCAGAAATCCCGATGTCGGAAACGGCTCGACGAGCTAATCTTGCATCAATCTGTGGTCGGAATGAAGGCCCCTTGGTTGGGGACAGTAGCAGTGATGCAACGTACGCAAATTCGCATCGTTTCGGGAAGTTTACGGGGCCGAAAAATCGAGTGCCTGGTGCACGAATCGATGCGCCCCACCCCGCAAATGGTCCGCGAAGCCTTGTTCAGCATTTTAGGAAACGCCGTCCCGGGACGAGTTTTTTACGACATTTTTTCCGGCACCGGCGTCAACGGCTTCGAAGCCATCAGTCGCGGGGCCAAACAATCGGTATTTCTGGAACGCGATCCGAAACTCGCCAACGAAATCGAACGGTATCTCAATCGATTCACCGTGACCGATCGCGGCCAAGTCATTCGCACCGATGTTTATCGCTGGGCTGAGCGCTGGATTCCGCTGGGCGGAAAGCCGGTGAATCTGTTCCTCAGTCCGCCATTCCCGGATTTGGGTGCCCGTCACGAAGCCTTTGAAAAGCTCGTTCGGACGCTCATTCAAAAGATGCCGGATAATTCCGTGATCGCGCTGCAAACCGAAGATGGCTACGCGCTGGATTGGCTGCCCGATTTGGATCAATGGGATATTCGCAAGTACGGTCGCAATGTCTTGGCCTTCTGGGTGAAGGAAGCCCCGGATGCCGACGATGCAGATGCGGACAACGGTGCAGAAGCCGATGCCTCGCCGAAATCGCCGCGTTCATCGGCGATTCGGGAGTTCTCGGGCGATTCGCTTCCAGATTCGAACCGTCGGCCAGCCGATGATGCGGATGCTGGGGAT
This DNA window, taken from Tuwongella immobilis, encodes the following:
- a CDS encoding Gfo/Idh/MocA family protein, giving the protein MSHRLDRRDFLQTTAAISASAWLLQDELVTAAERKSPNEKLNIGLIGAGGKGEANRDGVASENIVALCDVDDNRAANSFRKYPKAARYRDFRQMLEKEKLDAVVVSTPDHTHAIAAISAMKLGLHVYCEKPLTWSVEEARLMTKVAREQKVATQMGNQGTAESGLRQAVEVIQAGTIGEVTEVHVWTNRPIWPQGMMERPKQMMSPPSSLSWDLFLGGAKETPYHSSYLPFSWRGWWDYGTGALGDMACHTANMAYMALKLGAPKSVEVVYSSGLSPVSPPKSSVLKYTFPARGEGYPAVTLFWYDGGKLPPADLVKGLNLPSSGSLLVGKKGMLYSPNDYGAQYKLLPEADFKEVKLPPQTIARSPGHYREWIEACKGGKPAMSNFDYAGPFTEFVLLGNVALRVGKTINWDAESLKAAGCPEADEFIRREYRKGWALPV
- a CDS encoding SirB1 family protein, producing MTFEQALVILSQAPQASLDLEWLALLLAQDESPELDVSVYLSKLDDLAEQCGDQLLGEWPNRVQQFADWLFHPNRFRGNQHDYYDPRNSFLSDVIDRQLGIPITLSILAIAVGQRLGLTLHGVGLPGHFVVCAREAGYAPILFDPFHGGKLLNRSDCELLIQSSTGLQVPVTDDTLAPLSKPLIVLRMLANLKAIYLQRGDLNRARRVIARMQTLMPRDPIHRRDLGVVCLQLGQAGRAIDELTAYVEMSPYAADRSMVESAIAQAKAEVAKWN
- a CDS encoding TIGR03009 domain-containing protein is translated as MRCAVWCVTGMLILTGSVFAQNPVAPPADPMASRLDVLLKAWEDRMKNTSTLYTECTRTEINKTFNTTEVFTGQARYMKPNLARLDLLKKDDPNNYEKYVCTGTYLYEYRPKNKLVRIHDMPKGNGNAVADNASMSFIFGMKADEAKQRFQLTLRKEDNFWIYVDILPKYPADKQEFTKAQMVFYASPASNAMLPRRLWFEHPNGDEIMWEFNTIQTNVQLERNDFVAPSAPKDWQVVRANAQAPQAQPNPGPGRSVMPMGDARPENGIPNRPLGPKP
- a CDS encoding RsmD family RNA methyltransferase — translated: MQRTQIRIVSGSLRGRKIECLVHESMRPTPQMVREALFSILGNAVPGRVFYDIFSGTGVNGFEAISRGAKQSVFLERDPKLANEIERYLNRFTVTDRGQVIRTDVYRWAERWIPLGGKPVNLFLSPPFPDLGARHEAFEKLVRTLIQKMPDNSVIALQTEDGYALDWLPDLDQWDIRKYGRNVLAFWVKEAPDADDADADNGAEADASPKSPRSSAIREFSGDSLPDSNRRPADDADAGDDSTSTSDRA